The proteins below are encoded in one region of Pontibacter deserti:
- a CDS encoding MBL fold metallo-hydrolase codes for MQIKFLGTGGAFDVDYLNSAALLKFRGINLLIDCGFTVFPTLVHKSLIAKVDHILLTHLHNDHCGSLPTLLLYKSIIEKSPRPVILYPSEQFKHELFAILEPQVKDPEKYAEFVPLEQFAGITAVDTFGQHSENFQTYAYIFENETRIAYSGDLGKPEALFERLDKMPAMRTCVFHDITFNAENTGHTFYKKLLPYIANYEIFGYHCDPTQNPSDNPIRLVVYEPGLMA; via the coding sequence ATGCAGATTAAATTTTTAGGAACCGGCGGCGCTTTTGATGTGGATTACCTGAACTCAGCAGCCTTGCTTAAGTTCAGGGGAATAAATTTACTGATTGATTGCGGCTTTACCGTTTTCCCGACGTTGGTTCATAAAAGCCTGATCGCAAAGGTAGACCACATTCTGCTCACGCACCTGCACAACGACCATTGCGGTAGCCTGCCTACGCTACTATTATACAAGAGCATTATTGAGAAAAGCCCACGGCCGGTTATACTTTATCCATCAGAGCAGTTTAAGCACGAGTTATTTGCCATACTTGAGCCGCAGGTAAAAGACCCTGAAAAGTATGCAGAGTTTGTACCCTTAGAACAGTTTGCAGGCATTACAGCCGTAGACACCTTCGGGCAGCATTCAGAAAACTTCCAGACGTATGCCTATATCTTTGAGAACGAAACTCGCATAGCTTACTCTGGTGACCTGGGCAAACCTGAAGCACTGTTTGAGCGGCTGGATAAGATGCCTGCCATGCGAACTTGTGTGTTTCACGACATCACTTTTAACGCGGAGAATACCGGCCATACTTTCTACAAAAAGCTGCTCCCCTACATTGCGAACTATGAAATATTCGGGTACCACTGCGACCCAACCCAGAATCCATCAGATAACCCGATCCGCCTGGTGGTTTATGAGCCCGGCTTAATGGCCTGA
- a CDS encoding alkaline phosphatase D family protein — translation MTLRLLAVLYFVCCSLVAVAQEKLLQSGPMVGYSEMREVKLWVQTKEPAKVKIKYWAKDNPDKVYTTSEVKTDADHANAAHLIADKVEPGKKYGYELYINNKKVKRNYPLEFQTQELWQWRKDAPDFSFAVGSCFYVNDTPYDRPGKPYGSTSFEILTSLQQKKPDFMLWIGDNTYLREADWNTKTGIQYRYTHTRSVPELQPLLGSVHNYAMWDDHDYGPNNSDRSFWAKDMTLEAFKTFWANPNYIFEDAGITGTFTWNDVQFFMMDDRWYKSPNSRTTDKAYLGDKQLNWLIDALHASSATFKVICVGGQVLNPAEEKENYSNHPEERQRLLDAIQKGKIKGVIFMDGDRHFTELTKLEREGTYPLYDFTISALTAGVSNPKDEPNTLRVPGTLVLEHNFALISVNGPATDRRFKVTIYNTKGVEIWQKELKASELK, via the coding sequence ATGACATTAAGATTACTGGCAGTGCTATACTTTGTGTGCTGTAGCCTGGTAGCTGTAGCGCAGGAAAAACTTTTACAGTCGGGCCCAATGGTTGGTTATTCCGAAATGCGGGAAGTAAAACTATGGGTACAGACAAAAGAGCCTGCTAAAGTAAAGATCAAGTACTGGGCAAAAGATAATCCTGATAAGGTATACACAACCTCCGAAGTAAAAACTGATGCCGACCATGCCAATGCGGCACATTTGATAGCCGATAAAGTAGAGCCCGGTAAAAAGTATGGGTATGAACTGTATATCAACAATAAAAAAGTAAAACGTAACTACCCACTCGAGTTCCAGACACAGGAGTTGTGGCAGTGGCGTAAAGATGCCCCCGACTTTTCGTTTGCAGTTGGGAGCTGCTTTTATGTGAACGATACTCCTTACGACCGCCCGGGTAAACCATATGGCAGTACCAGCTTCGAAATTCTGACATCTTTGCAACAAAAGAAACCGGACTTTATGCTTTGGATAGGTGATAATACATACCTGCGCGAAGCGGACTGGAATACAAAAACAGGGATACAATACCGTTACACGCATACCAGATCAGTGCCGGAACTACAGCCACTTTTGGGGTCTGTACATAACTACGCCATGTGGGACGACCACGACTATGGTCCTAACAATTCTGACAGAAGCTTCTGGGCAAAAGATATGACCTTGGAAGCTTTTAAGACCTTCTGGGCTAACCCAAACTATATTTTTGAAGATGCAGGTATAACCGGCACATTTACATGGAATGATGTACAGTTCTTTATGATGGATGACCGCTGGTACAAGAGCCCGAACTCCCGCACAACAGACAAAGCATATTTAGGTGATAAACAGCTAAACTGGTTGATAGATGCCCTGCACGCAAGCTCAGCTACCTTTAAAGTAATTTGTGTTGGCGGGCAGGTGCTGAACCCGGCAGAAGAAAAGGAGAACTATAGCAACCATCCCGAAGAGCGCCAGCGCCTGTTAGATGCTATTCAGAAAGGGAAGATAAAGGGCGTGATTTTTATGGATGGCGACCGCCACTTTACTGAGCTTACCAAACTAGAGCGCGAAGGGACTTATCCGTTATATGACTTTACAATATCAGCACTTACTGCCGGCGTATCAAACCCTAAAGATGAGCCCAACACATTGCGTGTACCTGGTACATTAGTTTTAGAACATAACTTTGCATTGATCAGTGTGAATGGCCCTGCTACAGACCGCAGGTTTAAAGTAACGATCTATAACACAAAAGGCGTTGAGATCTGGCAGAAAGAATTAAAAGCCTCTGAGTTAAAATAA